The Plasmodium berghei ANKA genome assembly, chromosome: 12 region ATCATATCtccaattttataattcaaACTATCAATACCtagatttttttttttttcttgtataatttttgttttaatttctGAAATCATATCAATACTATTTAATCCAATATTATTGCATAAATTAATGGGTATAGATAATAAAGCATTTCCAAAAGCTCTAATAGCATATTGTTCAATTCCCTTACATGTATCAGCAACCTTTTCGATTTCTAAAGCTGCATAAATTTCGCTTGCTCCACCTCCTGGTAATATTCTATTATCTCTTATTAAATTACGAACAGAACACAAAGCATCATGCACACTTCTTTCACATTCGTCTATCATCATTTGGTTGCCTCCTCTCAAAAGGATAGTAATAGCTTTTGTGTTAGAACAACCTTCAATATATACCATTGGATTATTTACAGTACCATGACTAATTTCTCTTATTAAATCAGCACGCCCTAGTTTTGATTCATGTATATCTTCAAATCGTGGTATGATTTTTCCTCCAGTAGCTATAGCTATTAATTCCATTTCAACACCACCTACCCATCTTATAGCTggaatattttcttttaataataaatagttTGCTTCATCATCAAATCCCCATTGAcatataacaaaattagCTCCTGctttttttaatgcatCAACcatatcataaaaatattttttttcaatggCTTGTAAATCTCTATATGCTTCTgcatttgttatatttaatttatgttTAATTTTAGGTTTTGGTGGTTCAAATGGACATGTTAAAATAGCtatttttgcattttttacTTCTTTGCACATTTGAGAATGtgatatttctttatttaaaacTATACCTTTTATCAATGTTGATTCTTCTAATAACCCTCCAGGTTTTCcttcaatttttattaaatcaaATCTTACATCTTTTCTTTTCATATCAGCAACTGATAAAACAGCATCTACAACAATATTTGAAAGTAAATCTTTTTTACTTGATACAATTTTTGAACTTAATGAAGTATTAGaaagtttttttaatatttcatgattatttttttcaatatctACAGTTATTGCAATATCTTCAATTGCCTTTAAAGCTATATTACAAGCATTTTCAAATCCGTCAGCAATTCTAAGGGGATGTATTCCCTTATCAATTAATGCATATGCTTCTTCTAATAAAAATCCTGCAATAATAACTACACCTGTTGTACCATCTCCAATTTCATTATCTTGACTCTTTGATAATTCAACTAATAATTTTGCACACTCATGTTGAACatctattttttctaatattgTCGCACCGTCATTTGTTACTGTGACATTATTATCTTCGCttacaattattttatccATTCCTCGTGGTCCTATCGAGCTTTTCAATATATCAGCCACTACTTTAGCTGCCAATATATTACTTTTATGTGCTTCGATACctttaattctttttttttcttcttccCTCAATATCACAAATGGCTGACCGTATTCATCTATAgctatattcatttttattacaaattattatatatatttatttatataattggATATATTGATGTATATTTAACGTgatttattacaaaaaattggAGAATGCTATTGTTGGGTGATGATAAAACCCCTGCTTGCTTTGAAAATCGCTCTcaattatgtatatattttctcaattttttaatttattaatttaataccCTTTACAACAAAGAAGCtatacatgtatattttgtgttaattttaattattatatattttttatttttttctattaatttaattatatagaaacgttaatataataacacaTATAATAAGCCCCTTAAAGgttatgtattattattattattattttttttaagtaatCTTAATTAATGATAGTAATTTTCAACATAATTGTGGTATttccataaaaaaaaataatagtaatagaaaaaaaaattataaaatttattacaataatatgtatttttattgttatttattttatatattatgtatatattatatatgtaatgcTTTTATAGCAACGTTTGATGCTTTTTTTCACGTATCTtcttcatatataaatttattctGTATACACATTTACAAAAATGTACTATAAATCCGATTTTGAAATTTTAccttataaaataaaatagcataatattattaaaaaaaaattatatattctatatttgaaaaaatatacaaggtgaataaagaaataataaaaaaatagctgACTGTACCCAATTTGtttatgtaaatatttgCTTCATCTATAGATTTaagtatattaaatattatataaattttttgtgtatatattaatttataattttatatatattttaaaggCAAGGGGAATTTTGGATATACAATAAGGAAAACGCCAATTTATGCGattatttgcatatataaatatactatTTACTTAATACTTTCTTCTGTACACCTATAAGTTATATAAAtcttaataaaaaaatatatttcgttatttcttattttcAAGTACTATTTACATGGGTAAACAAGTCTCTATAAAATGTGCAAATA contains the following coding sequences:
- a CDS encoding T-complex protein 1 subunit epsilon, putative, giving the protein MNIAIDEYGQPFVILREEEKKRIKGIEAHKSNILAAKVVADILKSSIGPRGMDKIIVSEDNNVTVTNDGATILEKIDVQHECAKLLVELSKSQDNEIGDGTTGVVIIAGFLLEEAYALIDKGIHPLRIADGFENACNIALKAIEDIAITVDIEKNNHEILKKLSNTSLSSKIVSSKKDLLSNIVVDAVLSVADMKRKDVRFDLIKIEGKPGGLLEESTLIKGIVLNKEISHSQMCKEVKNAKIAILTCPFEPPKPKIKHKLNITNAEAYRDLQAIEKKYFYDMVDALKKAGANFVICQWGFDDEANYLLLKENIPAIRWVGGVEMELIAIATGGKIIPRFEDIHESKLGRADLIREISHGTVNNPMVYIEGCSNTKAITILLRGGNQMMIDECERSVHDALCSVRNLIRDNRILPGGGASEIYAALEIEKVADTCKGIEQYAIRAFGNALLSIPINLCNNIGLNSIDMISEIKTKIIQEKKKNLGIDSLNYKIGDMIEEGIFETFNSKYNQISLATQVVKMILKIDDVITPNEFN